TATATTGATGCCGAACTCGCTCAGCAAACTGGTTATGCCCGCCACCAAACCGAGGCGGTCCGGCCCCAGGGTCGTGATGACAAAAGGCTCCTTCGGAGGAACGGTTTCGACCTCCACTGTCTGCATTTCCTTCAGGAAAACTGAAAGTCCCATGGGTTTGAGCCTCTTTTCCAGGCTGGCGAGCAACTCTTCCTGCTTCATCCCGCCAGGGAAAGTGGCGATAAAAATCCCCGCAAACTCCGTCTGCAAAATGGTCTGGCTGATATCCTCGATATTGCATTCATGTTCGAACAGGACTTGAGACACCGCCGCCACAATCCCCGGCCTGTCACACCCCAATACGGTAATAATTATTTTTTTCATATGATGTATTGCCTCAATCGGCCCTCCATATCCGTATAAAAAAGCTCATAGCTCATGGCTCATAGCTCATGGCTCATAGCTCATGGCTCATAGCTCATGGCTCATAGCTCATGGCTCATAGCTCATGGCTCATAGCTCATGGCTCATAGCTCATGGCTCAT
This region of Desulforhabdus amnigena genomic DNA includes:
- a CDS encoding glycine cleavage system protein R, whose amino-acid sequence is MKKIIITVLGCDRPGIVAAVSQVLFEHECNIEDISQTILQTEFAGIFIATFPGGMKQEELLASLEKRLKPMGLSVFLKEMQTVEVETVPPKEPFVITTLGPDRLGLVAGITSLLSEFGINITHLQAAFRGGEDPRRNVMIYEVDIPVETDQNAFRAALFERAKELGLDVSLQHRDIFEEIHRV